One window of the Thermodesulfomicrobium sp. WS genome contains the following:
- a CDS encoding S16 family serine protease encodes MRFFWKPEPEPAPSTNTTDTPEALRLAAARLPQGPRQAVEAEVERLEHTDPSAAEYAISLNYIRTLLDLPWETETTDNFDLRQAEAILDASHAGIGHIKELVLEHLAQHTLLSQKKASLLIVDDETVARNNLRYTLAKEGYHIEVAGDGMEAIEKVRQWEFDLIITDLKMERMDGMRLLEEAKKISPNTQVIIVTGYATVDTAVQAMKTGAVHYLSKPIDIQELRETVSSILRASQRSYTPRSPILCFVGPPGVGKTSVGMAIAEALGRKFCRLSLADLRDESELRGHRRTYVGALPGRIIQAIRSVGVKNPVFMLDEMDKIAQDAKGDPASVLLEILDPQQNHQFLDRYVDIPFDLSKVLFIATANTTARLAGPVLDRMEVVPFSGYSETEKLEIAQRFLIPRQLREHGLTRPRPTFTDEAVILLVRAYTNEAGVRGLDREIGRICRKLARAYLEHETMPQQVDAQTITLLLGPPRFVHTISCQEQRVGAATGLVWSETGGELITVEATRMPGTGQLLLTGSLGEVLKESAQIALSYIRSNAQRLRVPADFFATEDIHIHIPAGGISKDGPSAGLTIAVALVSLLACRPVRPEIAMSGEISLTGRVLRVAGIREKLLAARRGGAQLVILPAENAPDVEALAVSGTEYPQVLFTNDIDTALRTALVREETA; translated from the coding sequence ATGCGTTTTTTCTGGAAGCCTGAACCAGAACCCGCCCCCAGCACGAACACGACCGACACCCCGGAAGCACTGCGCCTCGCGGCCGCGCGCCTGCCCCAAGGCCCCCGCCAGGCCGTGGAGGCGGAAGTGGAGCGCCTGGAGCACACGGACCCCAGTGCGGCCGAGTACGCCATCAGCCTCAACTATATCCGCACATTGCTGGATCTGCCCTGGGAGACGGAGACCACCGACAATTTCGACCTGCGTCAGGCGGAAGCGATCCTGGACGCAAGCCACGCCGGCATCGGGCACATCAAAGAGTTGGTGCTGGAGCACCTGGCGCAGCACACGCTCCTGTCCCAGAAGAAGGCGTCACTGCTCATCGTGGACGATGAAACCGTGGCCAGAAACAACCTGCGCTATACCCTGGCCAAAGAAGGCTACCACATCGAGGTGGCCGGCGACGGCATGGAGGCCATTGAAAAGGTGCGCCAGTGGGAGTTCGATCTCATCATCACCGACCTGAAGATGGAGCGCATGGACGGCATGAGGCTCCTGGAGGAAGCCAAGAAGATCTCCCCCAACACCCAGGTGATCATCGTCACCGGGTACGCCACGGTGGACACCGCGGTCCAGGCCATGAAGACCGGCGCCGTCCATTACCTCTCCAAACCCATCGACATCCAGGAGCTGCGCGAAACCGTCTCCTCCATCCTGAGGGCCTCCCAGCGCAGCTACACGCCCCGCTCGCCGATCCTCTGCTTCGTGGGGCCTCCAGGGGTCGGCAAAACCTCGGTGGGCATGGCCATCGCCGAAGCCCTGGGCCGCAAGTTCTGCCGCCTTTCCTTGGCGGACCTGCGCGACGAGAGCGAACTTCGGGGCCACCGGCGCACCTACGTCGGCGCCCTGCCGGGCCGCATCATCCAGGCCATCCGCAGCGTGGGAGTGAAGAACCCAGTGTTCATGCTCGACGAGATGGACAAGATCGCCCAGGACGCCAAAGGAGACCCGGCCTCGGTCCTGCTGGAGATCCTCGATCCGCAGCAGAACCACCAATTCCTCGACCGCTATGTGGACATCCCCTTCGACCTCTCCAAAGTGCTCTTCATCGCCACGGCCAACACCACCGCCCGCCTCGCCGGCCCGGTGCTGGACCGCATGGAGGTCGTCCCCTTCAGCGGGTATTCGGAGACCGAAAAGCTCGAGATCGCCCAACGCTTCCTCATCCCCCGCCAGCTTCGGGAGCACGGCCTCACCCGACCCCGACCCACGTTCACCGACGAGGCCGTCATCCTCCTGGTGCGCGCCTACACCAACGAGGCCGGGGTGCGGGGCCTGGACCGGGAAATCGGACGCATCTGCCGCAAATTGGCGCGCGCCTACCTTGAACACGAGACCATGCCGCAGCAGGTGGACGCGCAGACCATTACGCTCCTGCTCGGGCCTCCCCGCTTCGTGCACACCATCTCCTGCCAGGAGCAGCGCGTGGGCGCGGCCACGGGGCTGGTATGGTCCGAAACCGGCGGCGAGCTCATCACCGTGGAGGCCACCCGCATGCCCGGCACCGGCCAGCTCCTCCTCACCGGTTCCTTGGGCGAAGTGCTCAAGGAATCGGCGCAGATCGCCCTCAGCTACATCCGCAGCAACGCCCAGCGCCTGCGCGTGCCTGCGGACTTCTTCGCCACCGAAGACATCCACATCCACATCCCGGCAGGCGGCATCAGCAAAGACGGCCCCTCCGCAGGCCTCACCATCGCCGTGGCCCTGGTGTCGCTTCTGGCGTGCCGTCCGGTGCGGCCCGAGATCGCCATGTCCGGGGAGATCTCCCTCACCGGCCGCGTGCTGCGGGTGGCGGGCATCCGGGAAAAGCTTTTGGCGGCCCGGCGCGGCGGAGCCCAGCTGGTCATCCTGCCTGCGGAAAACGCCCCGGATGTGGAAGCCCTCGCCGTATCCGGGACGGAATACCCCCAGGTCCTCTTCACCAATGACATCGACACCGCCCTGCGCACGGCCTTGGTACGCGAGGAAACCGCATGA
- a CDS encoding ATP-binding protein, which translates to MRIATITIRHKVLLGSMIAVVGALLLGVISFRYLVQIENALHQEEFVNDLGNEILEIRRYEKNYLLYRSPEDLSEARRYLQQSFSHLEHLAQTEPMPIPAQDIQELERHLQRYGELLDQIPHTLSAPALLENLRNQGHMLVETSQHFLANHRHHILTIVDTLKRQLIFSIIAALAIGLPLAWFMTRSIIDALHLITLSTAQIAQGDFRPLPPNKRGDETQMVIEAINTMISELEKRQQQLLQEKKLASLGVLTAGIAHQLNNPLNNISTSCQILREEEDIMRHELARELLSAIYQEVLRARDIVKGLLEFSRATEFSRKPTPLAAIVQRAVQLVDSHRPAGILIDTRIPDTLILPIDAQRMQEVFLNLLINAIQAMGEAGRITIEATADPASGTAIVQVADTGPGIPAEYLGRVFDPFFTLKENGKGTGLGLSIVFGIIKKHGGTISAENRPDGPGARFTIRLPLHQPEDA; encoded by the coding sequence ATGAGAATCGCCACCATCACCATCCGCCACAAAGTGCTCCTGGGGAGCATGATCGCCGTGGTCGGCGCGCTGCTGCTCGGCGTCATCTCCTTCCGGTATCTGGTACAGATCGAAAACGCCCTGCACCAGGAGGAGTTCGTCAACGACCTCGGCAACGAAATCCTGGAAATCCGACGCTACGAGAAAAACTACCTCCTCTACCGCTCCCCTGAAGACCTCTCCGAGGCGCGGCGCTATCTCCAGCAAAGCTTCTCCCACCTGGAGCATCTGGCCCAAACCGAGCCCATGCCGATCCCGGCGCAGGACATCCAGGAACTCGAAAGGCATCTCCAACGCTACGGCGAACTCCTCGACCAGATCCCGCACACGCTGTCTGCCCCTGCCCTGCTCGAAAACCTCCGCAACCAAGGGCACATGCTGGTGGAAACCTCCCAACACTTCCTTGCCAACCACCGGCATCACATCCTCACCATCGTGGACACCCTCAAACGGCAGCTCATCTTTTCCATCATCGCCGCCCTGGCCATCGGCCTGCCCCTGGCCTGGTTCATGACCCGCAGCATCATCGACGCCCTGCACCTCATCACCCTCTCCACCGCCCAGATCGCGCAGGGAGACTTCCGGCCGCTGCCGCCCAACAAACGCGGCGACGAGACTCAGATGGTCATCGAGGCCATCAATACCATGATTTCGGAACTCGAGAAACGACAGCAGCAGCTCCTGCAAGAAAAAAAGCTGGCCTCCCTGGGTGTGCTCACCGCAGGCATCGCCCACCAGCTCAACAATCCCCTCAACAACATCTCCACCTCCTGCCAGATCCTGCGTGAAGAAGAAGACATCATGCGCCATGAGCTTGCCCGGGAGCTCCTTTCCGCCATCTATCAGGAGGTGCTGCGGGCCCGTGACATCGTGAAAGGACTCTTGGAATTCTCCCGCGCCACCGAGTTTTCCCGCAAACCGACCCCGCTTGCCGCCATTGTGCAACGGGCGGTGCAATTGGTGGACAGCCACCGGCCGGCAGGCATCCTCATCGACACCCGCATCCCCGACACCCTCATCCTCCCCATCGACGCCCAGCGCATGCAGGAGGTCTTTCTCAACCTGCTCATCAATGCCATTCAGGCCATGGGGGAAGCCGGCCGTATCACCATCGAGGCCACTGCGGATCCGGCCTCCGGCACGGCCATCGTTCAGGTGGCGGACACCGGCCCCGGCATCCCCGCCGAGTACCTCGGCCGCGTCTTCGACCCCTTCTTCACCCTCAAAGAAAACGGCAAAGGCACGGGCCTGGGGCTGTCCATCGTCTTTGGCATCATCAAGAAACACGGCGGCACCATCAGCGCAGAAAACCGCCCAGACGGCCCCGGCGCCCGGTTCACCATCCGCCTTCCCCTGCACCAGCCGGAGGACGCATGA
- a CDS encoding sigma-54 dependent transcriptional regulator, whose protein sequence is MSTALKPTALVVDDEAIARKNLALVLTRQGLTVEQAANGAEALAALEHNEFDLVITDLMMTGVSGMDVLQRTKELWPATEVLMVTGYPTIETAVEAMRRGAYHYLVKPYQIDEVRALVDKALEKRRLRQEVQELRQRLRQANEIPFLGEAPSIRQLKRTLEHVAPTDSTVLILGETGTGKELVARTIHLLSRRAQQRFLAINCGAFTEDLLENELFGHEAGAYSGAQRPHKGLFEAAHGGTLFLDEVGEMSPSMQVKLLRALQERTIRRVGGTDDIPVDVRIIAATNRDLQREVAHGTFRQDLYFRLNVITLEVPPLSERREDIPLLSHFFLAKAARRLGKEGLCLAPETLEILHRYPFPGNVRELENIMERAAVLAEGTTILPRHLPPDLSAVQGHVQRPCHQQLITLEENERLHIAWVLRHCQGNRTQAAKILGIDRASLWRKLKRYAMADALDDKDSSADA, encoded by the coding sequence ATGAGCACCGCCCTAAAGCCAACGGCCCTGGTCGTGGACGACGAGGCCATTGCCCGCAAAAACCTCGCCCTGGTGCTCACGCGCCAAGGGCTCACGGTGGAGCAGGCGGCAAACGGCGCTGAAGCCCTGGCCGCCTTGGAGCACAACGAATTCGATCTGGTGATCACCGATCTCATGATGACGGGGGTCAGCGGCATGGACGTGCTCCAGCGCACCAAGGAGCTCTGGCCCGCCACGGAAGTCCTCATGGTCACCGGCTACCCCACCATCGAGACTGCGGTGGAGGCCATGCGCCGCGGGGCGTACCACTACCTGGTCAAGCCCTATCAGATCGACGAAGTGCGCGCCCTGGTGGACAAGGCCCTGGAAAAGCGCCGCCTCCGCCAGGAGGTCCAGGAGCTCCGCCAGCGGCTCCGCCAGGCCAACGAAATCCCCTTTCTGGGCGAGGCCCCGTCCATCCGCCAGCTCAAGCGCACCCTGGAACACGTGGCCCCCACGGACTCCACGGTGCTCATCCTCGGTGAGACCGGCACGGGCAAGGAACTCGTCGCCCGCACCATCCACCTGCTGAGCCGCCGCGCACAGCAGCGCTTCCTGGCCATCAATTGCGGGGCCTTCACGGAAGATCTCCTGGAAAACGAACTCTTCGGCCACGAGGCCGGGGCCTACTCCGGCGCCCAGCGCCCCCACAAAGGGCTCTTCGAAGCCGCACACGGGGGGACGCTTTTTCTCGATGAAGTGGGAGAAATGTCCCCGTCCATGCAGGTCAAGCTCCTGCGTGCGCTGCAAGAGCGCACCATCCGCCGGGTGGGCGGCACCGACGACATCCCCGTAGATGTGCGCATCATCGCCGCCACCAACCGCGACCTGCAGCGGGAAGTGGCCCACGGGACCTTCCGCCAGGACCTCTACTTCCGGCTCAACGTCATCACCCTTGAGGTCCCCCCCCTTTCCGAACGGCGCGAAGACATCCCGCTGCTCAGCCACTTCTTTCTCGCCAAGGCCGCACGCCGGCTCGGAAAAGAGGGACTTTGCCTCGCGCCGGAGACCCTCGAGATACTGCACCGCTACCCTTTTCCCGGCAACGTGCGGGAACTCGAAAACATCATGGAACGGGCCGCGGTGCTGGCGGAAGGCACCACCATACTCCCGCGCCACCTGCCCCCGGACCTCTCCGCGGTCCAGGGACACGTGCAGCGCCCCTGCCACCAGCAACTCATCACCCTGGAAGAAAACGAACGGCTCCATATCGCCTGGGTCCTGCGCCATTGCCAGGGCAACCGCACCCAAGCCGCCAAGATCCTGGGCATCGACCGGGCCTCCCTCTGGCGCAAGCTCAAACGCTACGCCATGGCCGACGCCCTGGACGACAAGGACAGTTCCGCAGACGCATAG
- a CDS encoding arsenate reductase ArsC: protein MRRILIICVHNSARSQMFETYLRHFGDPDWVVESAGFEPTRINPLVVQVMAEDGFDLAGKGTQSAFALFRAGRMFDVVVTVCGESEDRCPIYPGMTHRLHLPFPDPSTLTGTPEEQLQQLRSIRDAIKTAARELADWLRSKGPLGSRWTLVSRSPHA from the coding sequence ATGCGCCGCATCCTCATCATCTGCGTCCACAACAGCGCCCGCAGCCAGATGTTCGAAACCTATCTGCGGCATTTCGGCGACCCGGATTGGGTGGTGGAAAGCGCCGGCTTCGAACCCACCCGCATCAACCCTCTCGTGGTGCAGGTCATGGCCGAAGACGGCTTCGATCTTGCAGGCAAAGGGACCCAATCGGCCTTTGCGCTCTTCCGTGCCGGCCGCATGTTCGACGTCGTCGTCACAGTCTGCGGCGAGAGCGAAGACCGCTGCCCCATCTACCCAGGCATGACCCACCGCCTCCACCTGCCTTTTCCGGATCCCAGCACCCTTACCGGCACGCCCGAGGAGCAGCTCCAACAACTGCGCTCCATTCGCGACGCCATCAAGACCGCTGCCCGCGAGCTGGCAGACTGGCTCCGATCCAAGGGCCCCCTTGGCTCCCGCTGGACCCTCGTCTCCCGTTCGCCCCACGCCTAA
- a CDS encoding GspE/PulE family protein, with translation MTGVTGRRVVYSLGYLLDALVDAGLFDAESRRKVLERAVALGVDPAADGGLDFLLGLGIRLRSRGGEGMRLTEEQVLRAVGLREGVEVRRVSPLDVEFDPKARAVSESFARSNLLVPLGFQDGQLELLVHNPFRPELWSDMERVSPPPYRIALGVRSDIERLIDDFYGFRAALTAAEAQFSAGTDLGNLEARVQVAEKVDADSEQHVIKAVDYLLRSALRERASDIHLEPKREGGRIRFRIDGILHDVHRIPATVYAAMMNRLKGMSRLDISEKRRPQDGRVQLMLAGTPTDVRVSTIPVAFGEKMVLRLLSSHTTLKSPEELGMTPEQLALFTRFVRSTHGLILVTGPTGSGKSTTLYSTLKTLASPQVNIVTLEDPIEMVVDEFNQVGIQTRIGVTFGGMLRHLLRQDPDIIMVGEMRDLETAEQAVQAALTGHLVFSTLHTNDAASALTRLLDLGLAAYLINAAVIGIIAQRLVRVICPYCKESVPVDLAQMRVLGLERFFADTTLVWRGRGCEACRGTGFLGRQGIFEVLPLDTPLKDAVRRGVDLAELRAMVRAQGIPSLLEDGMARVVAGVTTVDEVLRVAGSAED, from the coding sequence ATGACGGGGGTTACAGGTCGGCGGGTGGTCTATAGCCTTGGGTACTTGCTCGATGCCTTGGTGGATGCGGGCCTCTTCGATGCCGAGTCCCGGCGCAAGGTGCTGGAGCGGGCCGTGGCCTTGGGGGTGGACCCGGCGGCGGACGGCGGTTTGGATTTCCTTTTGGGCTTAGGCATTCGGCTGCGCAGTCGCGGCGGCGAGGGCATGCGGCTCACCGAGGAACAGGTATTGCGGGCCGTGGGTCTGCGTGAGGGGGTGGAAGTGCGGCGGGTGAGCCCCTTGGATGTGGAGTTCGATCCCAAGGCCCGAGCCGTGTCCGAGAGCTTTGCCCGCTCGAATCTCCTTGTGCCCCTGGGCTTTCAGGATGGCCAATTGGAGCTGTTGGTGCACAACCCTTTCCGGCCGGAGCTCTGGTCGGACATGGAGCGCGTCTCCCCGCCGCCGTATCGCATCGCCCTGGGCGTGCGTTCGGACATCGAGCGCCTCATCGACGACTTTTACGGCTTTCGCGCCGCCCTTACTGCTGCGGAGGCACAGTTTTCTGCGGGCACGGATCTGGGGAACCTGGAGGCCCGGGTGCAGGTGGCGGAAAAGGTGGACGCCGACTCCGAGCAGCACGTCATCAAGGCGGTGGACTACCTCTTGCGTTCCGCCCTGCGGGAGCGGGCAAGTGACATCCACTTGGAACCCAAGCGGGAAGGCGGCCGCATCCGGTTTCGCATCGACGGCATCCTCCATGACGTGCACCGCATCCCGGCCACGGTGTACGCGGCCATGATGAACCGCTTGAAGGGCATGAGCCGTCTGGACATCTCCGAGAAACGCCGCCCTCAGGACGGCCGCGTGCAGCTCATGCTGGCAGGCACGCCCACGGACGTGCGCGTGTCCACCATCCCGGTGGCCTTTGGCGAAAAGATGGTGCTGCGCCTGCTCTCCAGCCACACCACCCTCAAGAGCCCCGAGGAATTGGGTATGACCCCCGAGCAGCTTGCGCTCTTTACCCGTTTTGTGCGCAGCACCCATGGCCTTATCCTCGTCACCGGTCCCACGGGGAGCGGCAAATCCACCACCCTCTATTCCACCCTCAAGACCCTGGCCTCGCCGCAGGTGAACATCGTCACCTTGGAGGACCCCATCGAGATGGTGGTGGACGAGTTCAACCAGGTGGGCATCCAGACGCGTATCGGCGTCACCTTCGGTGGGATGCTGCGGCATTTGCTGCGCCAGGACCCGGACATCATCATGGTGGGCGAGATGCGCGACCTGGAGACCGCCGAGCAGGCGGTGCAGGCAGCGCTCACCGGGCATCTGGTCTTCTCGACCCTGCACACCAACGACGCCGCCTCGGCCCTGACCCGGCTCTTGGATTTGGGGCTTGCGGCCTATCTCATCAACGCCGCGGTCATCGGCATCATCGCCCAGCGTCTCGTGCGGGTCATCTGTCCGTATTGCAAGGAATCCGTGCCCGTGGACCTGGCGCAGATGCGGGTTTTGGGGCTGGAGCGCTTTTTTGCGGACACCACCCTGGTGTGGCGCGGCCGTGGGTGCGAGGCCTGCCGCGGCACCGGGTTTTTGGGGCGGCAGGGGATCTTCGAAGTGCTGCCCTTGGATACACCGCTCAAGGACGCTGTGCGTCGGGGTGTGGATTTGGCCGAGTTGCGCGCCATGGTGCGGGCCCAAGGCATTCCGTCGCTTTTGGAGGACGGCATGGCCCGGGTGGTGGCGGGCGTCACCACCGTGGACGAAGTGCTGCGGGTGGCAGGCAGCGCCGAAGATTAG
- the rfaE2 gene encoding D-glycero-beta-D-manno-heptose 1-phosphate adenylyltransferase: protein MVNGSEGKIMSVAAWQALPRPRRVVFTNGCFDILHAGHVAYLEAARALGDHLVVGLNDDASIGRLKGPQRPINEVACRARVLAALACVDAVIVFAEDTPARLIAEVAPDVLVKGGDWPVERIVGRETVLARGGEVRTIPLVPGQGTTEIIARILDRYQLRGADA, encoded by the coding sequence ATGGTCAACGGCTCGGAGGGAAAAATCATGAGCGTAGCGGCGTGGCAGGCCTTGCCCCGGCCGCGGCGGGTGGTGTTCACCAACGGGTGTTTCGACATCCTCCACGCCGGGCACGTGGCCTATTTGGAGGCCGCCCGTGCCTTGGGAGACCATTTGGTGGTGGGCCTCAACGACGATGCCTCCATCGGCCGCCTCAAGGGGCCGCAGCGCCCCATCAATGAGGTGGCCTGCCGCGCCCGGGTGCTGGCGGCCTTGGCGTGTGTGGATGCGGTGATCGTGTTCGCCGAGGACACCCCGGCGCGGCTCATCGCCGAGGTGGCCCCGGACGTGCTCGTCAAGGGCGGGGATTGGCCGGTGGAGCGCATCGTGGGCCGGGAGACGGTGCTTGCCCGCGGCGGTGAGGTGCGCACCATCCCCCTTGTGCCTGGCCAGGGGACCACGGAGATCATCGCTCGTATTCTGGATCGCTACCAATTGCGGGGGGCGGACGCATGA
- the coaBC gene encoding bifunctional phosphopantothenoylcysteine decarboxylase/phosphopantothenate--cysteine ligase CoaBC, whose translation MIPRHYLFDTFRGERVHLGVCGSVAAYKALELTRALVHLEMPVEVTLTTAATQFVTPMAFRAVGAAAVHTAPFHLEDPFQHLQPGELARAVAVVPATANILAKMAHGLADDLLSTQLLACPGPVLVAPAMNPRMWLASATQANVQVLRQRGVRFVGPDSGAVACGDMGTGRLAPVEEIFVEILRLITPQDLAGMRILVTLGPTREYFDPARFWSNPSTGTMGASLAVAAALRGAEVTAVCGPVDIALPRSVRRIDVISAQEMFTAAMDLFPSVDMALCTAAVADFRPPRQETKYKKDGQSLALTFAPNPDILAAMGKTKAPHQRLLGFAAETGDLAAAAAAKLERKNADLMAANPIGQAEAGFASPTNRMVVVDRSGRTESWPVLPKTEVAWRLLSWLASL comes from the coding sequence ATGATCCCTCGCCACTACCTTTTCGATACCTTCCGCGGCGAGCGCGTGCATCTTGGGGTGTGTGGCTCGGTGGCGGCGTACAAGGCCCTGGAACTCACCAGGGCCTTGGTCCATTTGGAGATGCCGGTGGAAGTCACCCTCACCACGGCGGCCACCCAATTCGTCACGCCCATGGCCTTTCGCGCCGTTGGCGCCGCAGCGGTACACACCGCGCCCTTCCATCTGGAAGACCCCTTCCAGCACCTCCAGCCCGGGGAGCTCGCCCGGGCCGTGGCCGTGGTGCCCGCCACGGCCAACATCCTGGCCAAGATGGCCCACGGCCTGGCCGACGACCTCCTCTCCACCCAGCTTCTGGCCTGCCCCGGCCCGGTCCTCGTGGCCCCGGCCATGAATCCGCGCATGTGGCTGGCTTCGGCCACCCAGGCCAATGTCCAAGTGCTGCGCCAACGCGGGGTGCGCTTCGTCGGGCCGGACAGCGGGGCCGTGGCCTGCGGCGACATGGGCACCGGCCGCCTGGCACCGGTGGAAGAAATCTTCGTGGAGATCTTGCGCCTCATCACCCCCCAAGACCTGGCCGGTATGCGCATACTCGTGACCTTGGGCCCCACCCGGGAATACTTCGACCCGGCCCGCTTCTGGTCCAATCCATCCACCGGCACCATGGGCGCCAGTCTGGCGGTGGCCGCGGCCCTGCGCGGTGCGGAAGTCACGGCGGTGTGCGGCCCGGTGGATATCGCCCTGCCGCGCTCGGTGCGGCGCATCGACGTAATCTCGGCGCAGGAGATGTTCACCGCGGCCATGGACCTCTTCCCCTCGGTAGATATGGCGCTGTGTACCGCAGCGGTGGCCGACTTCCGCCCCCCCCGCCAGGAAACCAAATACAAGAAAGATGGCCAGTCCCTGGCGCTCACCTTTGCCCCCAACCCGGACATCCTCGCCGCCATGGGCAAAACCAAGGCCCCACACCAACGCCTGCTCGGCTTCGCGGCGGAAACTGGAGATCTCGCGGCCGCGGCTGCCGCCAAGTTGGAGCGCAAAAACGCCGACCTCATGGCCGCCAACCCCATCGGCCAGGCCGAAGCAGGCTTTGCCAGCCCCACCAACCGCATGGTGGTGGTGGATCGCAGCGGCCGCACCGAGTCCTGGCCCGTACTCCCCAAAACCGAAGTAGCCTGGAGGCTGCTCTCATGGCTGGCCAGCCTGTAG
- a CDS encoding NAD-dependent epimerase → MRVLVTGAAGFIGFHLSRRLLAEGAEVVGLDNLNDYYSVDLKKARLAQLVGSGFRFVQADLADKAALRALFAEAGFTHVVNLAAQAGVRYSLTNPEAYVETNLVGFAHLLECCRHFPVKHLVYASSSSVYGLNTAMPFSVHHNVDHPVSLYAATKKAGELMAHTYSHLYRIPSTGLRFFTVYGPWGRPDMALFLFTKAILNGEPITVFNHGKMRRDFTYIDDIIEGVWRVMQRIPEPNPQWDGAHPDPSSSLAPYRLYNIGNNSSVELEYFIQVLEETLGKKAIRNSVDIQPGDVPATSADVDDLMRDTGFRPSTPIEVGIQRFVEWYRSYHNV, encoded by the coding sequence ATGCGCGTTCTCGTGACTGGCGCGGCTGGTTTCATCGGCTTTCATCTCAGCCGCCGCCTGCTGGCCGAAGGGGCCGAGGTGGTAGGGCTCGACAATCTCAACGACTACTACAGCGTGGATCTCAAAAAGGCTCGCTTGGCCCAGTTGGTAGGCTCGGGCTTTCGCTTCGTGCAGGCGGATCTGGCGGACAAGGCGGCCCTGCGGGCGCTCTTTGCCGAAGCAGGCTTCACCCACGTGGTCAACCTGGCGGCTCAGGCCGGGGTCCGCTACTCCCTCACCAACCCCGAGGCCTACGTGGAGACCAACCTGGTGGGCTTTGCCCATCTGCTCGAATGCTGCCGCCACTTTCCGGTGAAACATTTGGTGTATGCCTCGTCGAGCTCGGTCTACGGCCTCAACACCGCCATGCCCTTTTCCGTACACCACAACGTCGACCATCCCGTGAGCCTCTACGCGGCCACCAAAAAGGCCGGAGAGCTCATGGCCCACACCTACAGCCACCTCTACCGCATCCCCAGCACCGGCCTGCGGTTCTTTACGGTGTACGGCCCCTGGGGCCGACCGGACATGGCCCTGTTCCTCTTCACCAAGGCCATTTTGAACGGCGAGCCCATCACGGTCTTCAACCACGGCAAGATGCGCCGGGACTTCACCTACATCGACGACATCATCGAAGGGGTGTGGCGGGTCATGCAGCGCATTCCCGAACCCAATCCCCAGTGGGATGGTGCCCATCCGGACCCCAGCTCTTCGCTGGCCCCGTACCGGCTCTACAACATCGGCAACAACAGCAGCGTGGAGTTGGAATACTTCATCCAGGTGCTCGAAGAGACTCTGGGCAAAAAGGCCATCCGCAACTCCGTGGACATCCAGCCCGGGGACGTGCCTGCCACCTCCGCCGACGTGGATGACCTGATGCGCGATACCGGGTTTCGGCCCTCCACCCCCATTGAAGTGGGGATCCAGCGCTTTGTGGAGTGGTACCGGAGCTACCACAACGTCTAA
- a CDS encoding AAA family ATPase, producing the protein MAHVIAVANQKGGVGKTTTAVNLAASFAAMERRTLLIDCDPQGNATSGVGLDPRQCRTNLYTVLGAPQSAAAAIRTTAMDYLHVLPATPDLAGAEIELIDMERRESVLAQVVEAVQQDYAFVLLDCPPSLGLLTLNALCAARWILIPLQTEYYALEGMARLLATVERVRGRLNPQLEILGIVLTMFDKRNKLSFHVEHEVRGHFRDLTLATTIPRNVRLSEAPSHGQPALLYDIRSLGTQAYLQLAQEILDLPRLSAPGTAACR; encoded by the coding sequence ATGGCGCACGTCATTGCCGTTGCCAATCAAAAAGGCGGGGTGGGCAAAACCACCACCGCCGTCAACCTTGCGGCCTCCTTTGCGGCCATGGAGCGGCGCACGCTCCTCATCGACTGCGATCCCCAAGGCAACGCCACCAGCGGTGTGGGGCTCGACCCGCGGCAATGCCGCACCAATCTCTACACCGTCCTGGGGGCGCCCCAGAGCGCCGCAGCGGCCATCCGCACCACGGCAATGGACTACCTCCACGTGCTCCCGGCCACGCCGGATCTGGCTGGGGCAGAGATCGAACTCATCGACATGGAGCGCCGCGAGAGCGTCCTCGCCCAAGTGGTGGAGGCCGTGCAGCAGGACTACGCCTTTGTGCTCCTGGACTGCCCGCCGTCCCTGGGGCTCCTCACCCTCAATGCCCTGTGTGCGGCCCGCTGGATCCTCATCCCACTGCAGACCGAGTACTATGCCCTGGAAGGCATGGCGCGGCTCCTTGCCACGGTGGAGCGGGTGCGCGGCCGGCTCAACCCGCAGCTGGAGATCCTTGGCATCGTGCTCACCATGTTCGACAAGCGCAACAAGCTCTCGTTTCACGTGGAACATGAAGTGCGGGGGCATTTCCGGGACCTCACCCTGGCCACCACCATCCCCCGCAACGTGCGCCTCTCCGAGGCCCCAAGCCACGGGCAGCCGGCGCTCCTCTACGACATCCGCTCCCTGGGCACCCAAGCCTATCTCCAGCTCGCCCAGGAGATCCTGGACCTGCCGCGCCTCAGCGCTCCGGGCACGGCGGCGTGCAGGTGA